One Paenibacillus sp. FSL H7-0737 DNA segment encodes these proteins:
- a CDS encoding ABC transporter ATP-binding protein, whose translation MAILEATKIHKSYGNKLNKQSVLSGLDISIEEGEFVGIMGSSGSGKTTLLNVLSSIDQISNGSITIEGTEISNMKEKQLAEFRKNHLGFIFQEYNLLDTLTVKENILLPLSITNTPKKIANEKFENVARELGILELRNKYPNEISGGQKQRTSAARAFIHDPSIIFADEPTGALDSKSASDLLNKLSELNQRRKATIVMVTHDPVAASYCSRVIFIKDGTIYTQLNKGEQSRQVFFNDIIKTQGVLGGVQNEH comes from the coding sequence ATGGCAATTCTTGAAGCCACTAAAATTCATAAAAGCTACGGAAATAAATTAAACAAACAATCCGTGTTGAGTGGATTGGATATTTCTATAGAAGAAGGCGAATTTGTTGGGATTATGGGCTCTTCCGGTTCAGGAAAGACCACCCTGCTTAACGTTCTCTCGTCAATTGATCAGATCAGCAACGGATCGATTACCATTGAGGGTACTGAAATTTCTAATATGAAAGAAAAGCAATTAGCTGAATTTCGGAAAAATCATTTAGGATTTATTTTTCAAGAATACAATCTCTTAGATACGCTGACGGTGAAGGAAAACATCCTGTTACCTCTATCCATTACCAACACCCCTAAGAAAATTGCCAATGAGAAATTCGAAAACGTCGCGAGGGAGCTGGGGATTTTAGAGTTGAGAAATAAGTACCCGAATGAAATCTCTGGGGGTCAAAAACAACGCACCTCTGCAGCTCGGGCCTTCATTCATGATCCAAGCATTATTTTTGCTGACGAACCTACAGGAGCCTTGGACTCTAAATCTGCTTCTGATTTGTTAAATAAGCTAAGTGAACTAAATCAAAGACGAAAAGCAACGATCGTTATGGTTACACATGATCCAGTGGCAGCTAGCTATTGCAGTAGAGTTATTTTTATAAAGGATGGTACGATCTATACGCAATTAAATAAAGGAGAACAATCAAGACAAGTCTTCTTCAACGACATCATAAAAACACAAGGTGTATTAGGTGGTGTGCAGAATGAGCATTAA
- a CDS encoding sensor histidine kinase yields the protein MIKKYLLERSSWILLVLFTNLFILFVTYMDSSIPFSSVLYLVSLSMLFFVMFLILRYPRETRFYKSLVERDDDLDVTSIATPESPFEHIIEESIMNQAKWLKQAASNNQMTLEQEKDELLSWIHEVKTPLTAMHLMIERIEDDVMRKHLTYEWLRIHLLLDQQLHQRRIPFIENDLYIEHIDLETLIFGEIKTLQSWCIQKGIGFELNLEVAEVLSDAKWLAFIIRQLLTNAVKYSEASDIAVSSYQQAEHIVLKVKDGGRGIDPKDLPRIFDRGFTSTTVHRDNAATGMGLYLAKKAAQSLLIVIGVESRLGSGTTFTLTFPLKNEFVKLSSV from the coding sequence ATGATTAAAAAGTATCTCTTGGAAAGAAGTAGCTGGATCCTACTAGTCCTCTTTACCAATCTTTTTATACTTTTTGTCACCTATATGGATTCATCAATCCCATTCTCTTCAGTTCTCTATCTGGTCTCCTTGTCGATGCTTTTTTTTGTGATGTTCTTAATCCTTCGCTATCCCAGAGAAACCAGGTTCTATAAAAGCTTGGTTGAGCGAGATGATGATCTGGATGTAACGAGTATCGCCACCCCCGAAAGCCCGTTTGAGCATATTATTGAAGAGAGCATTATGAATCAAGCTAAATGGTTAAAACAGGCTGCTTCGAACAATCAAATGACGTTAGAACAGGAAAAAGATGAACTATTATCGTGGATTCATGAAGTGAAGACCCCTCTGACAGCGATGCATTTAATGATTGAGCGAATCGAAGATGATGTAATGAGGAAACATCTGACCTATGAATGGCTGCGCATACATCTTCTGCTGGATCAACAGCTACATCAAAGGCGAATTCCCTTTATCGAAAATGATCTGTATATAGAACATATCGATTTAGAAACGCTTATATTCGGGGAGATTAAGACGTTGCAATCCTGGTGTATTCAGAAGGGGATCGGCTTTGAGCTGAACTTGGAAGTAGCTGAAGTGCTTAGTGATGCCAAATGGCTGGCTTTTATTATCCGACAACTACTAACCAACGCCGTAAAATATAGTGAGGCTTCAGATATTGCAGTGAGTAGCTATCAGCAAGCTGAGCATATCGTTCTTAAGGTGAAGGATGGCGGGCGCGGGATAGATCCCAAGGATCTGCCTCGGATATTTGATAGAGGATTTACTTCCACCACCGTGCATCGCGACAATGCCGCCACAGGTATGGGATTATATTTAGCCAAAAAAGCGGCGCAATCCTTGTTGATCGTCATCGGAGTTGAGTCGAGGCTCGGATCAGGAACGACGTTCACTTTAACCTTTCCGCTTAAAAATGAATTTGTGAAGCTCTCAAGCGTGTGA
- a CDS encoding response regulator transcription factor, with protein MFKLLLIEDDSTLFNEIKERLTQWSYDVYGIQDFSNVTQEFIEIKPDLVIIDIQLPKFDGFHWCRMIRSHSNLPIIFLSSRDHPTDMVMSMQLGADDYIQKPFHFDVLIAKVQAILRRVYNYNTDNLELKTWCGATVDYERNVLTHDMGSIELTKNEIFILKLLIEKKNKIVTREELINSLWDDKRFISDNTLTVNVNRLRKKLDEIGLGSFIETKVGQGYMAIEEEAL; from the coding sequence TTGTTCAAGCTATTATTAATCGAAGACGATTCAACGCTGTTTAATGAGATCAAGGAGCGACTTACCCAGTGGTCTTATGATGTGTATGGCATTCAAGATTTCAGCAATGTCACGCAGGAATTTATAGAGATCAAACCTGATTTAGTCATCATCGACATCCAATTACCTAAATTTGATGGGTTTCATTGGTGCCGAATGATTCGTTCCCACTCTAACCTTCCGATTATCTTCTTATCATCCCGGGATCATCCTACGGATATGGTAATGTCGATGCAGCTTGGAGCCGATGACTATATTCAAAAGCCCTTCCATTTCGATGTACTCATTGCCAAGGTACAAGCGATTCTTCGGCGCGTCTACAATTACAACACGGATAACCTTGAGCTCAAGACATGGTGTGGAGCAACCGTGGATTATGAGAGAAATGTATTGACGCATGATATGGGATCGATTGAGCTTACGAAAAACGAGATCTTTATATTGAAATTGCTTATTGAGAAAAAAAATAAAATCGTCACCCGCGAGGAATTAATCAATAGCTTGTGGGATGATAAACGTTTTATAAGTGACAACACCCTTACCGTCAACGTAAACCGGCTGCGAAAAAAGCTGGATGAGATAGGCTTAGGTAGTTTCATTGAAACGAAAGTAGGACAAGGGTATATGGCCATCGAAGAGGAAGCACTATGA
- a CDS encoding TetR/AcrR family transcriptional regulator, producing the protein MINKRKEQVVHKAHELFIEKGYHATSIQDILNHSRISKGSFYNYFPSKGDLFKAVFTSIHDRLEEGRNSLLIGQDPSDIKIFAEQIQLVMKINKKNKLLQLVEDALVSNDPDLITFIKKTKFNLLTWVHERFLHIFPEDKKPYLLDGAIIFTGILQNMLQINSAMNEVITSKQIIDYCTTLIQAIVEEVSQMGIQLISPEHVGKLLPAAEYSDFFNNDLSFATISLKKVIERSFTTGDANLTNYLKLLYFIQEEIMNNKEPRQFLIESALLSLRTCPNLNEAKEFKHYQDVLSKML; encoded by the coding sequence ATGATAAATAAACGAAAAGAGCAAGTGGTTCATAAAGCGCATGAATTATTTATTGAAAAAGGCTACCACGCCACATCCATTCAGGATATTTTGAATCATAGCCGGATCTCGAAAGGATCTTTTTATAACTATTTCCCTTCAAAAGGGGATCTCTTTAAGGCTGTATTTACGTCCATTCACGATCGACTTGAAGAAGGGCGAAATTCCCTGCTCATAGGTCAAGATCCTTCTGACATTAAGATATTTGCCGAGCAGATTCAGCTGGTCATGAAAATCAATAAGAAAAATAAATTGTTACAGCTCGTAGAAGATGCTTTGGTCTCCAATGACCCAGACTTAATAACATTTATCAAAAAAACAAAGTTCAACCTCCTTACCTGGGTACATGAACGTTTCCTTCATATTTTCCCTGAGGATAAGAAACCCTATTTACTGGACGGAGCCATCATTTTTACAGGAATTCTACAAAATATGCTACAAATCAACAGTGCTATGAATGAAGTCATCACCTCTAAGCAGATCATTGATTATTGCACTACGCTTATCCAAGCCATTGTTGAAGAAGTAAGTCAAATGGGCATTCAACTCATCTCACCAGAGCATGTGGGCAAATTATTACCCGCAGCGGAATACAGTGATTTTTTCAATAATGATTTATCCTTTGCGACCATCAGCTTAAAAAAAGTAATAGAGAGATCATTTACAACTGGTGATGCGAACCTCACTAATTATCTAAAGCTGTTATACTTTATCCAGGAAGAAATCATGAACAACAAGGAACCGAGACAGTTCTTAATCGAAAGTGCTCTGCTATCCTTAAGAACATGTCCTAATCTAAATGAAGCCAAAGAGTTTAAGCATTATCAGGATGTATTATCTAAAATGCTGTAA
- a CDS encoding DHA2 family efflux MFS transporter permease subunit: MKAKESKASYGILAILMIGAFVALLSNTLLNIALPSIMKDFNVSASTVQWLSTGYMLVNGIMIPSTAFLIQKYTARRLFLIAIGLFAIGTFIGGLAPSFPVLLIARMVQASGAAIMMPLLMNVLFTTFPPEKRGSAMGMFGLVMIFAPAIGPTLSGWIIQHYEWPVLFFMIAPIAVLVFILAFFKLHDPKKDVAIKIDFLSVVLSAIGFGGLLYGFSSAGNKGWDDPMVYSALIIGAIGLVIFIMRQMKMKEPMLNFRVYKYPMFALSSAISITLNMAMFSAMMLMPIYLQNIRGISPLDSGLLMLPGALIMGVMSPITGKLFDKFGGKVLALIGLAIVVISTYFFSDLTETTKYSTLMILYSVRMFGISMVMMPVMTNGLNSIPAKYTPHGTAMNSTIQQVSGAIGGALLVTIMSNSTTSHVKDMVADAVSKLTTKPSADQLLGIQNQVIAKATIEGINDAFLVSVGVAIIAFILAFFIKRGVQPKETAEEKVTAKKVAAKQVTTH; this comes from the coding sequence ATGAAAGCAAAAGAAAGTAAAGCATCTTACGGGATATTGGCAATCCTCATGATTGGTGCATTTGTTGCTTTACTGAGTAATACCCTACTCAATATAGCTTTACCATCGATTATGAAGGATTTTAATGTCAGTGCCTCAACGGTACAGTGGCTATCAACGGGCTATATGCTGGTGAACGGGATCATGATTCCTTCAACAGCTTTTTTGATTCAAAAGTATACCGCGAGACGGTTGTTCTTAATCGCAATTGGATTATTTGCGATAGGAACCTTTATCGGCGGATTAGCACCAAGCTTCCCTGTGCTGCTGATCGCCAGAATGGTTCAGGCTTCAGGGGCTGCGATCATGATGCCACTATTAATGAATGTATTGTTCACTACCTTTCCACCTGAAAAACGTGGTTCAGCTATGGGGATGTTCGGGTTGGTTATGATTTTTGCACCAGCTATCGGACCTACATTATCTGGATGGATTATTCAGCACTATGAATGGCCTGTACTATTCTTTATGATTGCCCCAATCGCCGTATTGGTGTTCATTCTAGCCTTCTTCAAATTGCATGATCCTAAAAAAGATGTGGCTATTAAGATTGACTTCTTATCTGTAGTTCTATCAGCGATTGGTTTCGGGGGTCTCCTATATGGCTTCAGTTCTGCTGGGAACAAAGGATGGGATGATCCAATGGTCTACTCCGCGCTTATTATCGGAGCGATTGGATTAGTGATCTTCATTATGCGCCAAATGAAGATGAAGGAGCCAATGCTTAACTTCAGAGTGTACAAATATCCGATGTTCGCTTTATCCTCAGCGATTTCGATTACACTGAATATGGCAATGTTCTCAGCGATGATGCTAATGCCGATTTACCTGCAAAATATTAGAGGGATTTCACCACTGGATTCGGGACTTCTAATGTTGCCTGGTGCTTTAATTATGGGTGTTATGTCTCCAATCACAGGTAAATTGTTCGATAAATTCGGCGGTAAGGTATTAGCGCTAATCGGTCTAGCGATTGTAGTGATTAGTACGTATTTCTTTAGTGATCTGACTGAAACGACTAAATATTCGACACTCATGATTCTATATTCTGTGAGAATGTTCGGGATCTCTATGGTGATGATGCCAGTTATGACCAATGGTTTGAATTCTATCCCAGCCAAATATACGCCGCATGGTACAGCCATGAACAGTACGATTCAGCAAGTATCAGGGGCGATTGGTGGGGCACTACTCGTAACCATTATGTCTAACAGTACCACTTCACATGTGAAAGATATGGTCGCTGATGCTGTAAGTAAATTAACGACTAAACCTTCGGCAGACCAATTGCTTGGTATACAAAATCAAGTCATTGCGAAAGCTACTATTGAAGGAATTAACGATGCATTCTTGGTATCTGTAGGCGTAGCGATTATTGCATTTATTCTAGCCTTCTTTATTAAAAGAGGTGTACAGCCTAAGGAAACGGCAGAAGAGAAAGTGACTGCAAAGAAAGTAGCTGCTAAGCAGGTTACAACGCATTAG